Proteins found in one Megalobrama amblycephala isolate DHTTF-2021 linkage group LG5, ASM1881202v1, whole genome shotgun sequence genomic segment:
- the LOC125268215 gene encoding interferon-induced protein with tetratricopeptide repeats 1-like — protein MMDSSLKSNLERLECHFTWDLGQNRNELLKMKRNMEDVDQETCTWPVHYYNLLGYIHQALGSSTEALMNLDKAESVIQGQGTEEAGVRLQVNKANLAWVYFHLGEMEKSKEYLEEVERLQQMHPAPPECTLHPEVSGEKGWTLVKFDLSKKHQAIDCFKMALKAQPDKKEWHKGLAMVMNMEFAQSQFTPEQIVEQLKIAHEKDPNSLLLHAHYLLKLSDQENVSSKNIEREMQDLLERTLETGNLEGLHIILRYYSKEISYDKAVQIAERVQEKFPSSGLASKLLANSYKWKVYKMEGSEEKKIFARKAIKLYEEAVRHNPHSYKAKIALASMYRYVNNMNRSDEIYQQLLSEIKDLSPNRQQHIYYNYAYHLRDCGQYDESIKYHMKVAKIPSDSVDKQKSINFLQKTVRKGKSRHCEEILLILRNNISN, from the exons ATGATGGA TTCCTCACTGAAAAGCAACCTTGAGAGGCTGGAGTGCCACTTCACATGGGATCTGGGGCAAAATCGAAATGAGCTTCTAAAGATGAAGAGAAACATGGAGGATGTGGACCAGGAAACGTGCACTTGGCCGGTTCACTATTACAACCTGCTGGGCTACATCCATCAGGCTCTTGGCTCCAGCACAGAGGCGCTGATGAACCTGGACAAAGCAGAAAGTGTGATCCAGGGGCAGGGAACAGAAGAGGCTGGAGTTCGGCTGCAGGTCAACAAAGCTAACCTGGCTTGGGTCTACTTCCATTTGGGAGAGATGGAGAAGAGCAAAGAATATCTAGAAGAGGTGGAAAGGCTTCAGCAAATGCATCCTGCTCCACCTGAATGCACTTTACACCCTGAAGTCAGTGGAGAAAAGGGCTGGACGCTGGTGAAGTTTGACTTGTCAAAGAAGCACCAGGCGATTGATTGCTTTAAAATGGCTTTAAAAGCACAACCAGATAAGAAGGAATGGCACAAAGGACTTGCCATGGTGATGAACATGGAATTTGCACAGTCTCAATTCACTCCAGAACAGATTGTAGAGCAACTGAAAATCGCACATGAGAAAGACCCGAATAGTTTGCTCCTTCATGCTCATTACTTACTAAAACTATCTGATCAGGAAAATGTGTCATCAAAAAACATTGAAAGGGAGATGCAAGATTTGCTAGAAAGAACTCTTGAAACTGGAAACCTGGAGGGTTTGCACATTATTCTCAGGTATTATAGTAAAGAGATTTCTTATGATAAAGCTGTTCAAATAGCAGAGAGAGTTCAAGAAAAGTTCCCCTCTTCAGGTTTAGCATCAAAACTTTTGGCAAACAGCTACAAATGGAAGGTTTACAAAATGGAAGGCAGTGAGGAAAAGAAGATTTTTGCTAGGAAAGCCATTAAGCTCTATGAGGAGGCTGTCAGACATAACCCTCACTCATACAAAGCAAAGATAGCCCTTGCATCAATGTACAGAtatgtaaacaacatgaataGATCAGATGAGATTTACCAGCAGCTCCTGTCAGAGATAAAGGATCTTTCTCCTAATAGGCAACAGCATATTTACTACAATTATGCCTATCATCTACGTGACTGTGGACAGTATGATGAATCAATCAAATATCACATGAAAGTAGCAAAAATCCCAAGTGATTCAGTTGACAAACAGAAGAGCATAAATTTTCTTCAAAAAACTGTGAGAAAAGGTAAAAGCCGTCACTGTGAGGAAATTCTGCTTattctgagaaataatatttctaattaa